The sequence TATCAAGGAGGCACATCAGGCCTTCAGGGTGTGGATTTTATGCTGAATTTCAACAGTAGAGAGAGAGGGTTCTTCGTCTTTTAGATCTCCGACCCAGTCAAATGAAAATTTCTTTTCTGATTGCGGGTACTCTTTGTTAAGTTC comes from Methanospirillum hungatei and encodes:
- a CDS encoding DUF2281 domain-containing protein gives rise to the protein MITIDQVESVIHNLPQDLRERALQYIEELNKEYPQSEKKFSFDWVGDLKDEEPSLSTVEIQHKIHTLKA